The DNA sequence GCAAACGCAATCCAAAAAAGAGAGAAACCCTATGAACAGTTTACAACTAAGCCCAAAGCAGCTACAAGAAATTTGTCATGATTTTACCAACAAGCCCAATGGCATCAATACGCTACTATCTATTATGTTGAACAGCTTGATGAAAGCCGAGCGCAAGGACTTTTTAGTCTCAAATCATCGCCATGGTAATAAAGCTAATGGCTACCGAAGTCTACGCGGACTGGGTATTGGTGAGCAGATTGAGTTAGCGATTCCTAGAGATCGTTTAGGACAATTTAAGCCTCTTCTGCTAGAAGTCATGCGTGAGCAGCAGGATATGCTGAATGAGCTGTGTTTTGAGTTATATGCCAACGGCTTAACTACCCGTCAGATCGAAGGCATTACTGAAAACATCTATGGTAAAAAGCTTTCCAAAAGCGCGGTATCACGCATCACCGAAAGCCTGTATGAGGACATGAAAGCCTTTCGAGAACGACCGCTAGAGCCCCATTATCCCATCATCTATTTGGATGCCACCTACGTCAAAACCAAACGTGAGACCGTCTCTAGCGAAGCGTACTATGTTGTGCTCGGCGTGAAGCTGGACAAAACCCGCGAGGTGCTCGGTATCTACAACGCCCCCACAGAATCTGCCAGCACTTGGGACAGCATCTGCCAAGACCTGAAAGAAAGAGGGATACAGCGCATTGAGTTAGCTATCATCGATGACTTGAAAGGGCTGGATCAGAGGATTGAAAAACACTTTGCCTGGCGCATACAAAAGTGCGTACTGCACCTGAAAAGACGCCTACTCAGTCAAAGCAAAACCAGCCATAGAGCGGAGCTGGCACAAGATTTAAAAGACGTCTTCTGTGTGGGCAAACATGACAGTTTATCGGCATCTACTGAACGTGCTAAAGCCTGTTATCAGAAATGGAAGAAATACTACCCGCAAGCTCTTGCCATATTGGCTGATAAGGACAAGCTAAGCTACTATTTAACCTATCTGCATTATGAAAACGAGGTACAAAATATGATTTACACCACCAATCAAATTGAGCAGTTGAACAAATCCTTTAAACGCACTTTAAAGATACGCAACAGCATGCCCAATGTAGATTCTGTATTAACGCTGATGAGTAAAACTGCTATTGATATGGGTGAAACAACTTACCGTTACCCATTGAGCCGTTTTGCAGATTCATTACTTTTTAGCTAAACTGCCTATGCTGACTTTCTTGCAAAAAGACACACTTTTTGGGACGGTATCTTAACTCTTTGCTGATATAGCCTCTATCCCCAACCAACAATCCAAACAGTTTGTTTGCCATTTGTCGTAAGCCTTTACGGTCATCAACATTGCCTGGCGTTAGGCAGAAATTGACTAGCTCTCCTACATGATTAAACACTGCATGAAGTTTGAATCCATAGAACCAACCCATGCTGCTTTTGCCACGTTGAGCAATGTTTTTAAACACTTTATGCCTATGAATTCGACGATTGTGGCAAACAGATAAGATGGTGGAATCCACGATACTGATGCCTGTACATTTCCCCATTTGAGTACTGAGAAAAACCAACATAGCAGGTAATGCACGTTGTGCTAATTCGATAAATCGATTGTAGCTTGGCATGGTGGGGAATGCTGTTTTCCAAATGGTTTTAATTTGCCATAGATAGTAGCTTTTGAAATCACGTATGCGGATATGGTGAAAATAGATCCATACGGTAATGATTTCGGAAGTACTGATAGAGGCTTTTCGGTTTCTGCTGTTGGGTTTGCTGATGAGTGTGCGGTTAAAGTCTGCTTCAAATGTTTTACAAAAATCATCCACTTGGCAGAAAAGTGTTGTAAGATGTTCCATGTTAAAGGGCTTTTGTGATGGTTTGTTTTGTCAAAACAGTAGATTATCACAATTGCTCTTTATTTTTTAGTGGGGTGCTATCCCGAACTCAGGTTATCCAAAATACCCGACAAACCCAAATGCTCCGCTGTAATTAGCTTCCAATTAATTAAAATAAATTTCTTTAAAATACCAACCCCTCCGCCCTCAAAAACGTCGCATTCTCCCAAGAGAGCCCTGCCACAGGGTCATACAAATCCGTGCCAATCAAGGCATAAAATTGCTTGCCAAATTTAGGCTCGTTAATCGCTTCAATCCGTCCTGCTTTAAACAATTCCGCCAAAGCATTTTCTGGAATTTGCACGGTGTAGGGCTGAAGTCTACGCGAAATTCCGCCGATGTATTCGGCATAACGCAAATTGTCTATCAGTTCTTCGGCTTCTTGATTAAACGGTATGATGACGGGGTACAAATGACTTTCAATCATGCGAAATTTTTCGGCAATATTTTGAAATGGAAAATCGGTTTGACAAGCGTGAATTTCACTTAAAATCCCTTTTTTATCCAATTCATCGCCTTTCATTTCATACACCTGCGTAAAATACCAGTCCAATGCCTCTGGCGACAACAAATCATCGCCATGACTGCGTACCACCGAACGCATCACCGCAGACAATCCTTTGAGTTCAGGTGGCATTGTCCATTTTTCCTCTGTGGCAAATACCGATACCACGCTATTTTCAGACTGTCTTTTACCCTCACGATTACAACGCCCAGCAGCCTGAACCACGCTGTCTAGCCCCGTCTCGGCACGCATGACCGCAGGAAAGTCCACGTCCACCCCTGCTTCTATGAGCGAAGTGGCAATCACACGACACGGACTGCCTTGTTTAAGCCGTTCACAAATTTTCTCCAACATCAGCGTGCGATGTTTGGCACACATGAGCGTGGTCAGATGAAACACACCGTCCAAATCTTTGGCATCGTCATACAAAGAGCGGGCATGACGGCGGTTATTGACAATGATGAGCAGTTGTTCGTTTTCAGCCAGTCTTTGCAATAATTGCTCATCGCTCTGCACGCCAATATGACGCACGGTCGTACGGCGTAATTTGTCAAACAATTCATCAGGATTGGGGGCAAGTTCTCGGATATTTTCAAAGCCGTTATAAAAGCCTTGTTTGGCTTGAATGGCAGGCTGAGTGGCGGTACACAAAACCACGCTGCAACGGTAATTTTGTGCCAATTCTTCAATCGCCATCATAATCGGACGCAACAAATTAAGCGGTAACAACTGTGCTTCGTCCAAAATAATCACACTGCCTGAAATGTTGTGCAATTTACGACAGCGTGATGAACGATCAGCAAACAGGCTTTCAAAAAACTGCACCGCCGTCGTTACCACAATCGGCATATCCCAATTTTCAGAAGCTCGGCGTAATTTATCTTGGCTGTCGCCTTTGTCTTCAAGCTGGCTGTCATCAAAATTGCTGTGATGTTCAAGCACCGCCTGTTCGCCCAATTCGCCAAAGGCTTTTTTAAATTCACGGGCATTTTGTTCAATGATGCTGGTAAACGGAATTACATAAATGACCCGCCGTAATTCATGCACTTTGGCGTGTTCCAATGCAAACGCCATAGATGTGAATGTTTTACCGCCGCCAGTCGGCACGGTTAAAGAAAACAAGCCTTTTTCTTGTGTGGATTGTAAAATGGCGTGGTCTAAAATTTGCGTGCGTAATTGATAGAGTTCGGAAAATTTTTCAGGCTGCCTGAATGTTTGAATATATTGATTAAATTGGGTATGAAGTTCGCTTAACGCAGGATAATTACCCCGTTGAATGGGTTTATTTTGATGTATGACATAAAATTTTTCGGTATCCAAAAAATCAGCGTCCACCAAACATGAATAAATCATGCGGGTAAAAAATGAATATGAGAAATACGGGTGTTTTTTTGAAGGTTTAAATTGATTGGGCGATTTAATGCTGTCGGGCAAATGGATTTCTTGTTGCCAAGTATTTTCCAGTTTGGGAATTTGATTACCAAATTGTTCGGATAATCTATCGATTAAAGTGCCACGACCATTGCCCTGTTTTGCCCCATTTGCCAAACCCGCATGATGCCCTGCAATGCAAAACGCCATCATTTTTCCGATGGGATTGTTCCATTTTTCTAGGGCAATTTTGGCACCTGCGGTAGAATGATTGACCTTTCTACCACCATGCAAACGCTCTTGATAAGGCAAACTGTATTTGCCCAAATCGTGTAATAAACCGGTGTAGTAAGCAATGTCTTGGGCGTTAAAATGATAAGCAAATTGGGAGGCCATTTCACCAACTTGATGAAGATGACTGTCTAAAGTTTGCCAAAGATTTTCAGACTGTTTTTCAAGAGAGTGTGCATAAAAATTCATAACAGGCATTGAAAGAAATTAATAAATGAATCTATTACTGATGATAAACCTTTTACTTTCATAACATATTAAATTGAGGAAGAATTGATAAGCAAGTGCAACACATTTTACTTCTTCCCTCTTGTCTATTAAATGTAGCACTTCTCGACTAATCCGAGTTTATGACAATAGAAAAGCGCCCGAAGGCGCTTGGAAAGACTATTATTTTTTACCTGCTCGTTTGCGTTCGTTTTCGGTTAATAATTTTTTCCGAATACGAATGGATTGCGGCGTCACTTCGACTAATTCGTCTTCGTCAATAAACTCTAAAGCCTGCTCTAAAGTATTGCGAATCGGCGGTGTTAAAATCAGGTTTTCATCGCTGCCTGCCGCGCGGATATTCGTCAATTGCTTCGCTTTGAGCGGATTGACCACCAAATCATTGTCGCGACTGTGAATGCCGATGACCATGCCTTCGTACACTTCATCGCCATGCCCGATAAACAAACGTCCGCGGTCTTGCAAATTAAACAAAGCATAGGCCAATGCCTTACCGGCCGCCATTGCAATCAATACGCCGTTATGCCGTGTTTTACCCAAACCCTCTTTAATCGGTCCGTAATGGTCGAAGGTTTGGAATTTCAAGCCTGAGCCGGAAGTCATGGTCATAAATTCGGTTTGAAAGCCAATCAGTCCGCGCGTCGGGATAATATATTCCAAGCGCACTCGTCCTTTGCCGTCGGGAATCATGTTTTGCAGCTCGCCTTTGCGCTGCCCCATACGCTCCATGACAGCACCCTGATGCGGCTCATCAACATCCAGCACCACAAATTCATAAGGCTCTTGCTTTTGTCCGTCGATTTCTTTGAAAATCACTTCCGGACGCGATACGCCCAATTCATAACCTTCACGGCGCATGGTTTCAATTAAGACTGACAAATGCAATTCGCCGCGCCCCGATACTTTAAATTTATCGGGATCATCCATCTGCTCGACACGCAAAGCCACGTTATGAATCAGCTCGCGATCCAAACGTTCTTGGATTTGGCGCGAGGTAACGAATTTGCCTTCACGCCCGGCAAAAGGTGAGGTATTGACTTGGAAAGTCATGCTCATGGTCGGTTCATCGACATCCAAACTGGGCAAGGCTTCCACATGGTTGGGATCGCAGAGCGTATCGGAAATATACAAAGGATCGATACCTGTAAAAGAAATAATATCGCCGGCGGCGGCTTCTTCCACTTCTACTTTTTCAAGCCCTAAGAATTTGAAGATTTGCAAAATACGCCCGCTGCGCACCTCGCCTTCGCGACCAATGATTTTTACCGGCGTATTTTTGCGCACCCGACCGCGCTCGATTTTGCCGACGCCGATAACGCCCGTATAACTGGAATAATCCAATGAAGAGACCTGCAAACGGAAAGGCGCTTCGCGGTCAACCTGCGGCGCTTTAACATGATTGACAATCGCTTCAAAAAGATAAGTCATATCGCCTTCGCGGATATCGGCATTATCGCCGGCATAGCCGTTCAAACCCGAAGCATAGACAATCGGGAAATCCAATTGCTCATCAGTCGCGCCCAAGCGGTCAAACAAATCGAAAGTTTCATCTAATACCCAATCGGCACGTGCGCCGGGGCGGTCGATTTTATTAATCACAACAATGGGATTTAAACCCATATCAAAGGCTTTTTGCGTTACAAAACGCGTTTGCGGCATCGGACCGTCCATCGCATCGACCAAAAGCAAAACGCAATCCACCATTGATAAAACGCGCTCTACTTCGCCGCCGAAATCCGCATGTCCCGGCGTATCCACGATATTGATTTGATGGTCTTTCCAGCGAATCGCGGTATTCTTCGCCATAATGGTAATGCCGCGCTCGCGCTCCAAATCCATCGAATCCATCATACGTTCATGCACTTCCGCGCGCTCGGCAAGCGTATCGGATTGGCGGATTAATTGATCGACTAAAGTGGTTTTGCCATGGTCGACGTGCGCGACAATGGCGATATTACGAATCTTAGAAACGTCTTGGTTATTGCTCACAAAATTTATCCGAAATTAAAGAAAAACGGCGCGCATTATAATGTTAGCCATGCGAATTAGCGAATGTTTTTCCAACGACCGGCTAAATTGTCATTATTGGCATCAAATGCGCCGATAAAAAGATGACATCAGGGAAAAGCAAAAAACCGATGCTATGAAAAACAATTCACTATAAAATTAATGCTGTTTTTTTCTCCTCCGCAGTTGCGCTTTCATCAGAAATCACTATAATGCGCCTCTCTCGATAAGAGAACGGATGCTTAGCTCAGTTGGTAGAGCATCGCCCTTACAAGGCGAGGGTCATAGGTTCGAGTCCTATAGCATCCACCACTGCGGAGTGGTAGTTCAGTTGGTTAGAATACCTGCCTGTCACGCAGGGGGTCGCGGGTTCGAGCCCCGTCCATTCCGCCATATTTCTAAAAACCGCTCATAAGCGGTTTTTATTTTGCATAGAAATTTTTGCATCAGATTCTTGCAGTCCGGGCAAAAATGACTATAATGCGCCTTTCTCGATAAGAGAACGGATGCTTAGCTCAGTTGGTAGAGCATCGCCCTTACAAGGCGAGGGTCATAGGTTCGAGTCCTATAGCATCCACCACTGCGGAGTGGTAGTTCAGTTGGTTAGAATACCTGCCTGTCACGCAGGGGGTCGCGGGTTCGAGCCCCGTCCATTCCGCCATTTTCCTAAAAGTCGCTAAGAAGCGGCTTTTATTTTGCCTATTCCCTGTCAAATGCTGGCGCTTAGCGCCCTCTTCCCCTATCATGACTTCTTTTTTCATGCTGTGAAAGATACCGATGCCAAGCACCAAAAACATCCTCTTAATTGCTCTTGCCAGCTTATTAAGCGCTTGCGCCAAGCTCTCTTACCAACCTATTCCGACAATCGAGCAGATTGATCATCAAAAAGGCTATCGTCTCAGACAGGCTTTAGACCGGCAGCAGAATCAGGAAGATTTATTTGTCGTCTTAACGCTTTCCGGCGGCGGCAGTCGGGCGGCAGCATTAGGCTACGGGGTATTAGAAGCCTTGGCACAACAAAATATTGCATTAAACGGTCGCCAAAGCAATCTGCTGGAAGAAATCGATTTGGTTTATGGCATTTCCGGCGGTTCCGTATTGGCGATGTATTTCGCGCTGCATGGCAAAGATACGATTCCGCAATTTTTACAGCGTTTTCTCGCCCATAATTTTCAAGACACGCTGATTGAAAAAGTGTTCTCTCTCGCCAATGTGGCGCGCCTGACCTCGCCCGAATTCGGACGCGGCGATTTATTGCAAGAAGAATTTGAAAACAGTCTGTTCGGTGAGGCGACTTTTGCCGATTTAGCCCGGCGGCGCGGGCCTTTCGCCGTTATTTCCGCCACCGATATGACTCAAGGCATTCAAATAGACTTTACCCAAGAATTTTTCGACTGGCTGTGCGTGGATTTATCCGCCTTACCGATTGCGCGCGCCGTTGCCGCCTCTAGCGCCGTACCGCTGGTATTTAGTCCGATTACACTGAACAATCACGGCGGACAATGCGGCAATCCGCAGCAATACAGCGAGTTACTGGCAAAAAATACGGAAGAACATTCGGAACAAGCCAAAATTCGCAATGATATGCTCACCCAGTTCCAATCTTATCAGGAGAGCCAAAAGCGCCCTTATCTCCATCTTTTAGACGGCGGTTTGACGGGCAATTTAGGCTTGCGCTCCATGCAGACCATCGTCAATCTCAGCGGCGGTAATGAAAAAAATCTCTATATGCAGCTGACTAAGGGGCGCGCCAATCGCATTGTGCTGATTAATGTTAATGCGCAAAATCAAATCGACAGCGATATCGATCAATCCCCTGCCGT is a window from the Suttonella indologenes genome containing:
- a CDS encoding IS256 family transposase, producing MNSLQLSPKQLQEICHDFTNKPNGINTLLSIMLNSLMKAERKDFLVSNHRHGNKANGYRSLRGLGIGEQIELAIPRDRLGQFKPLLLEVMREQQDMLNELCFELYANGLTTRQIEGITENIYGKKLSKSAVSRITESLYEDMKAFRERPLEPHYPIIYLDATYVKTKRETVSSEAYYVVLGVKLDKTREVLGIYNAPTESASTWDSICQDLKERGIQRIELAIIDDLKGLDQRIEKHFAWRIQKCVLHLKRRLLSQSKTSHRAELAQDLKDVFCVGKHDSLSASTERAKACYQKWKKYYPQALAILADKDKLSYYLTYLHYENEVQNMIYTTNQIEQLNKSFKRTLKIRNSMPNVDSVLTLMSKTAIDMGETTYRYPLSRFADSLLFS
- the cas3 gene encoding CRISPR-associated helicase Cas3', translating into MPVMNFYAHSLEKQSENLWQTLDSHLHQVGEMASQFAYHFNAQDIAYYTGLLHDLGKYSLPYQERLHGGRKVNHSTAGAKIALEKWNNPIGKMMAFCIAGHHAGLANGAKQGNGRGTLIDRLSEQFGNQIPKLENTWQQEIHLPDSIKSPNQFKPSKKHPYFSYSFFTRMIYSCLVDADFLDTEKFYVIHQNKPIQRGNYPALSELHTQFNQYIQTFRQPEKFSELYQLRTQILDHAILQSTQEKGLFSLTVPTGGGKTFTSMAFALEHAKVHELRRVIYVIPFTSIIEQNAREFKKAFGELGEQAVLEHHSNFDDSQLEDKGDSQDKLRRASENWDMPIVVTTAVQFFESLFADRSSRCRKLHNISGSVIILDEAQLLPLNLLRPIMMAIEELAQNYRCSVVLCTATQPAIQAKQGFYNGFENIRELAPNPDELFDKLRRTTVRHIGVQSDEQLLQRLAENEQLLIIVNNRRHARSLYDDAKDLDGVFHLTTLMCAKHRTLMLEKICERLKQGSPCRVIATSLIEAGVDVDFPAVMRAETGLDSVVQAAGRCNREGKRQSENSVVSVFATEEKWTMPPELKGLSAVMRSVVRSHGDDLLSPEALDWYFTQVYEMKGDELDKKGILSEIHACQTDFPFQNIAEKFRMIESHLYPVIIPFNQEAEELIDNLRYAEYIGGISRRLQPYTVQIPENALAELFKAGRIEAINEPKFGKQFYALIGTDLYDPVAGLSWENATFLRAEGLVF
- the typA gene encoding translational GTPase TypA; translation: MSNNQDVSKIRNIAIVAHVDHGKTTLVDQLIRQSDTLAERAEVHERMMDSMDLERERGITIMAKNTAIRWKDHQINIVDTPGHADFGGEVERVLSMVDCVLLLVDAMDGPMPQTRFVTQKAFDMGLNPIVVINKIDRPGARADWVLDETFDLFDRLGATDEQLDFPIVYASGLNGYAGDNADIREGDMTYLFEAIVNHVKAPQVDREAPFRLQVSSLDYSSYTGVIGVGKIERGRVRKNTPVKIIGREGEVRSGRILQIFKFLGLEKVEVEEAAAGDIISFTGIDPLYISDTLCDPNHVEALPSLDVDEPTMSMTFQVNTSPFAGREGKFVTSRQIQERLDRELIHNVALRVEQMDDPDKFKVSGRGELHLSVLIETMRREGYELGVSRPEVIFKEIDGQKQEPYEFVVLDVDEPHQGAVMERMGQRKGELQNMIPDGKGRVRLEYIIPTRGLIGFQTEFMTMTSGSGLKFQTFDHYGPIKEGLGKTRHNGVLIAMAAGKALAYALFNLQDRGRLFIGHGDEVYEGMVIGIHSRDNDLVVNPLKAKQLTNIRAAGSDENLILTPPIRNTLEQALEFIDEDELVEVTPQSIRIRKKLLTENERKRAGKK
- a CDS encoding patatin-like phospholipase family protein, with translation MPSTKNILLIALASLLSACAKLSYQPIPTIEQIDHQKGYRLRQALDRQQNQEDLFVVLTLSGGGSRAAALGYGVLEALAQQNIALNGRQSNLLEEIDLVYGISGGSVLAMYFALHGKDTIPQFLQRFLAHNFQDTLIEKVFSLANVARLTSPEFGRGDLLQEEFENSLFGEATFADLARRRGPFAVISATDMTQGIQIDFTQEFFDWLCVDLSALPIARAVAASSAVPLVFSPITLNNHGGQCGNPQQYSELLAKNTEEHSEQAKIRNDMLTQFQSYQESQKRPYLHLLDGGLTGNLGLRSMQTIVNLSGGNEKNLYMQLTKGRANRIVLINVNAQNQIDSDIDQSPAVPGFQDSLNAIINIPIDQSSADAIRQMRLIVDEWNQAEHRDQQGRKISLHFIELSLKDLADETLRHQVLNIPTSFALPGKDVNALRQAATELLKQSSDYQSLIEQLR